The nucleotide sequence AGCAATAAATTTCCTGCTCCAAAAAACATTGCAAATAATGCAAAACCCGTAATGAAAATTTCTTTTCTTTTATTCAAACTTCAATTTTTAATTATGAATCTAATTTCAAAACCACTCTAAAATTTAGAATGGTTTTATCTTTGTCCAATATAGCAATTTTGAATGACGTCAAACTTTATTTTATTTAAAAACACAAAAATTCACTTTACTGTTAATGGAGAAGGGCAAGCTATTGTTTTACTGCACGGATTTTTAGAAAATAGCACAATGTGGAATGCTTCCATACCTCAATTGTCTAAAAACCATAAGGTTATTTGTATCGATCTTTTAGGACACGGGAATACAGGTTGCATTGGCTATATACATACTATGGAGCTTATGGCTGAAGGAATTTCGCAAGTGCTAAATTTTTTAAAAATTTCTAACCTTATTTTTATAGGGCACTCTATGGGTGGCTATGTGGCCCTAGCTTATGCTGAAAAATATCCAAAAACTATTAAAGGTATATGCTTAGTTAATTCGACATCTAAATCAGATTCTGAAGAACGGAAACTAAATAGAGATCGTGCCATTAAAGCTGTAAAACACAATCACAAAGCATTTATTAATATGGCAATTTCTAATTTATTCATGCCAGAAAACAGGAATCGCTTCTCTTACGAAATTAATCAATTAAAAAATGAAGCTCTTAAAACACCTCTTCAAGGTATTATTGCTGCTTTAGAAGGAATGAAAATAAGAGGTAATAGAGAGTATGTTATAAAAACATCAAGCTTTAAGAAAATGATGATGATTAGTAAAAAGGATCCTGTTTTAGATTACAGCTCTTTATTAGACGAAGCACAAAAAAATGGAGTACAAACTGTAGAATTATCTGACGGACATATGAGTTATATTGAAAATAAGAAATCTTTTTCTTACTATTTAATGCATTTCATCGAAAATATATGACTTTTTGTCGTTATATTAAAGATTTTTATTTTATATTTAACCCATCATAACTTAACCTACTTAATTATGTACAAAACTACGTCTAACAGTTCTTCTGTTTCTAAAATGTATTGTTCAATATTTGGACACAAATACAATGTTACTAAAGAAGTAACAAAACACATTAAAGAATATACTTGTAAATGTTGTAAAAAGGAATTAACCACGAATGGTAATGGTAAACTTACAGAGCTTACTCCAAAGTTCAGAGAGATTAATTCTATTTTAGAAAGTGTTTATGCCAAGCGAATGTTACGAATTAAACAGCAATCAAAAATATCTTCTGTTAGATATGCCAGTTAATTATTAACTGCATTCCAACCTTGAGCTTTAATAGGAATTTTAGTGTCTGCTCGCGTTATTAAATGTGAGCCCTCTTTAGATTCTTTAATATAACCTATTACAGTAAAATTAGGATTCGCTTTAATTTTTGGATAATCTTCTTGAGAAACAGTCATTAATAATTCATAATCTTCCCCTCCATTTAAAGCTATTGTAGTACTGTCAATTTTAAATTCTTCACAAGTAGAAATTACTTGAGGATCTAATGGTATTTTATCTTCGTATAAATCACAACCCACATTACTTTGTTTACATAAATGTAAAATTTCTGAAGATAATCCGTCACTTATGTCAATCATCGCAGTTGGTTTAACATCTAAATCTTTTAATAATGTTACAATATCTTTTCTGGCTTCAGGTTTTAATTGTCGCTCAATAATGTAAGTATAAGCATCTAAATCTGGTTGATTGTTAGAATTTACTTTAAAAACTTGTTTTTCGCGTTCTAAAACCTGTAATCCCATATATGCACCTCCTAAATCTCCACTAACTACTAATAAATCGTTTGGTTTTGCTCCGCTTCTGTAAACAACATTATCAGTGTTAATTTCACCAATTGCAGTAACAGAAATTAAAAGTCCAGATGTTGATGATGTAGTATCTCCACCAATAACATCTATATTATAAATATTAGCAGCTGTTTCGATTCCTGCATATAATTCTTCTAATGCTTCTAAAGGAAAACGATTGGATACAGCAATAGAAACTGTTACCTGGGTAGCATTGGCATTCATAGCATACACATCAGATAGATTAACTATAATTGCTTTATATCCTAAATGTTTTAAAGGCATATAACTCAAATCAAAATGAACGCCCTCCACTAATAAATCTGTAGTTACCACAATTTGCTTAGATTCAAAATCTAAAACTGCTGCATCATCACCAATACTTTTTAGTGTAGACTTTTGTTTAATTTTAAAGTTTTTGGTGAGATGATCAATTAATCCAAACTCACCTAAATCACTTAACTGTGTGCGTTGTTCATTTTTATCTTCTATCATTTTGCAAAAATAACACCTTTTTTAATTAGATAATATTTAAAGCAACATATTCGTTTAATCTAGTTTTAACTTTAAAAAAGCATCAATTCTTAAAATAATATGCATTTCATCGAAAAAAATAAGCTTTTTGTCGTTATTTTAGTTAAAAGTACTAAGTTTATCTTCCCCAAATCTTTTAGTTATGAAAACATATTTAAGCAATGAAGTGCATTGCTTTGTTTTTGGCCATAATTTTTACGAGCCAAAAAACTTAAGTAATTCAAGAGAAGAGCTTACTTGTAAATGTTGTAACACAACAATTATAAGAGATATCGATATAGACGAAAACGAGTTGTCTCCCTCAAGTAACGAGATAAAAGCGTTACTTATTAGATTACATTCACTTAAAAAATCTAGATCTTCAAATCGCATTTCTTTTGAATCTTAGATCTTAAAATCTTATTGTTTTCAATACACTCCAGATACAATCTCTTTTAATATACCTCCACTTATAACAAAAACCTATTTCACTATATGCTAATATAATGTTAGGATTTGTTACAAAAACCTACATATATTGTATATTTGCACTCTATTTAGAAACCGTCTTAATAAAAGCTTGGTTTTATTAATGTAGAGTTATATTTGTTAGTTAAAATTAACGAATGCAATAATCTAATATAATTATGATTAAAGTTTCTGAAACAGCAAAAAACAAAGTCGTACAATTGATGACTGAAGAAGGCTATAACGCTCAATTAGACTACATTAGAGTAGGTGTAAAAAGCGGTGGTTGTTCTGGGTTATCTTACGATTTAAAATTTGATAAAGAACAACTAGAAGAAGATAAAGTTTTTGAAGACAATGGTGTAAAAATTATTGTAGACAAAAAAAGCTTTTTATATCTCATTGGCACCACCTTAGAATATTCTGGAGGTCTAAACGGAACAGGATTCGTATTTAATAATCCTAATGCTAACCGTACTTGCGGTTGCGGCGAAAGTTTTTCACTATAATCCAAAAAACATAATACTGTTAATAAGTGCAGTTATCTTAATAAGATGAGTAAATACACAGAAGACGATTTAAGAGAAGAATTAAAAACCAAAGAATACGAATATGGTTTTTATACAGATATAGAGTCTGAAACATTCCCTATTGGTTTAAACGAAGATATAGTTAGAGCGATTTCACAAAAAAAAGAAGAGCCAGAATGGATGACTGAGTGGCGTTTAGAAGCGTTTAAAGCTTGGAAAGAAATGGAAGAACCAGAGTGGGCAAATGTACATTACGAAAAACCTGATTTTCAATCAATTGCTTATTATTCAGCACCTGTGGCCGTAGACCCTAATAAAACATTAGACGATGTAGATCCAGATTTACTAGCAATGTATGAAAAATTAGGGATTTCTGTGGATGAGCAGAAAAAAATGAATAACATCGCAATGGATGTCGTTGTAGATTCTGTATCTGTAGCTACAACATTTAAGAAAACATTAGCCGAAAAAGGCATTTTATTTATGAGTATTTCTGAAGCTATAAAAGAGCATCCAGAACTCGTAAAAAAATATATTGGTACTGTTGTACCTCAAAAAGACAACTTTTATGCTGCTTTAAACAGTGCCGTATTTAGTGATGGTTCTTTTTGTTATATTCCAAAGGGCGTACGTTGCCCAATGGAATTATCAACATATTTTAGAATTAACCAAGCTGGTACTGGGCAATTTGAAAGAACACTTGTAATTGCCGATGAAGGGAGTTATGTATCTTACTTAGAAGGTTGTACAGCCCCAAGTCGTGATGAGAATCAATTACACGCTGCAGTAGTAGAGTTAATTGCTCTTGATGATGCTGAGATAAAATATAGTACTGTACAAAACTGGTATCCAGGAAATGCAGAAGGAAAAGGTGGGGTTTACAATTTTGTAACTAAAAGAGGTTTATGCGAGACTAATGCTAAAATCTCTTGGACTCAAGTAGAAACTGGTAGTGCCGTAACTTGGAAATACCCTTCTTGTATCTTAAAAGGGAATAACTCGGTTGGAGAATTTTATTCTATCGCTGTTACTAACAATTATCAGCAAGCAGATACAGGAACAAAAATGATTCATTTAGGAAAAAACACTAAATCGACCATTATATCTAAAGGTATTTCTGCTGGAAAATCACAAAACAGTTACCGTGGCTTAGTTCAAATAAATTCTAGAGCAGAGAATGCTCGTAACTTTTCACAATGTGATAGTTTACTAATGGGCAACGAATGTGGAGCACATACGTTCCCGTATATA is from Flavobacteriaceae bacterium and encodes:
- a CDS encoding alpha/beta hydrolase is translated as MTSNFILFKNTKIHFTVNGEGQAIVLLHGFLENSTMWNASIPQLSKNHKVICIDLLGHGNTGCIGYIHTMELMAEGISQVLNFLKISNLIFIGHSMGGYVALAYAEKYPKTIKGICLVNSTSKSDSEERKLNRDRAIKAVKHNHKAFINMAISNLFMPENRNRFSYEINQLKNEALKTPLQGIIAALEGMKIRGNREYVIKTSSFKKMMMISKKDPVLDYSSLLDEAQKNGVQTVELSDGHMSYIENKKSFSYYLMHFIENI
- the thiL gene encoding thiamine-phosphate kinase — encoded protein: MIEDKNEQRTQLSDLGEFGLIDHLTKNFKIKQKSTLKSIGDDAAVLDFESKQIVVTTDLLVEGVHFDLSYMPLKHLGYKAIIVNLSDVYAMNANATQVTVSIAVSNRFPLEALEELYAGIETAANIYNIDVIGGDTTSSTSGLLISVTAIGEINTDNVVYRSGAKPNDLLVVSGDLGGAYMGLQVLEREKQVFKVNSNNQPDLDAYTYIIERQLKPEARKDIVTLLKDLDVKPTAMIDISDGLSSEILHLCKQSNVGCDLYEDKIPLDPQVISTCEEFKIDSTTIALNGGEDYELLMTVSQEDYPKIKANPNFTVIGYIKESKEGSHLITRADTKIPIKAQGWNAVNN
- a CDS encoding iron-sulfur cluster assembly accessory protein, whose translation is MIKVSETAKNKVVQLMTEEGYNAQLDYIRVGVKSGGCSGLSYDLKFDKEQLEEDKVFEDNGVKIIVDKKSFLYLIGTTLEYSGGLNGTGFVFNNPNANRTCGCGESFSL
- the sufB gene encoding Fe-S cluster assembly protein SufB — encoded protein: MSKYTEDDLREELKTKEYEYGFYTDIESETFPIGLNEDIVRAISQKKEEPEWMTEWRLEAFKAWKEMEEPEWANVHYEKPDFQSIAYYSAPVAVDPNKTLDDVDPDLLAMYEKLGISVDEQKKMNNIAMDVVVDSVSVATTFKKTLAEKGILFMSISEAIKEHPELVKKYIGTVVPQKDNFYAALNSAVFSDGSFCYIPKGVRCPMELSTYFRINQAGTGQFERTLVIADEGSYVSYLEGCTAPSRDENQLHAAVVELIALDDAEIKYSTVQNWYPGNAEGKGGVYNFVTKRGLCETNAKISWTQVETGSAVTWKYPSCILKGNNSVGEFYSIAVTNNYQQADTGTKMIHLGKNTKSTIISKGISAGKSQNSYRGLVQINSRAENARNFSQCDSLLMGNECGAHTFPYIEAKNKSAQIEHEATTSKIGEDQIFYCNQRGIDTEKAIALIVNGFSKEVLNKLPMEFAVEAQKLLEISLEGSVG